Proteins from a single region of Numenius arquata chromosome Z, bNumArq3.hap1.1, whole genome shotgun sequence:
- the RAD23B gene encoding UV excision repair protein RAD23 homolog B — MQITLKTLQQQTFRIDIDPEETVKALKEKIESERGKDAFPVAGQKLIYAGKILNDDTALKEYKIDEKNFVVVMVTKPKAAAGATQQSNATTATSSTAAAPTPVTAPVPATAPVPAPVPPPPAPDAVAYESTPVSAPKEEKPAEKPPEAPAAVSPSSTESTTGDTSRSNLFEDAISALVTGQSYENMVTEIMSMGYEREQVTAALRASFNNPDRAVEYLLMGIPGDNQAVAEPPQAASTGASQSSAVAAAVATIPTTTSSLGGHPLEFLRNQPQFQQMRQIIQQNPSLLPALLQQIGRENPQLLQQISQHQEHFIHMLNEPVLESRQGLSGNDDGVSTGAVAAEAGNGHMNYIQVTPQEKEAIERLKALGFPEGLVIQAYFACEKNENLAANFLLQQNFDED, encoded by the exons GTGAAGGCACTGAAAGAGAAGATTGAATCAGAAAGGGGGAAAGATGCTTTTCCAGTAGCTGGCCAAAAACTAATTTATGCAG GTAAAATCCTTAATGATGATACTGCTCTTAAAGAATACAAAATAGATGAGAAGAACTTTGTGGTGGTTATGGTGACAAAA cccaaagcagctgctggagcGACCCAGCAGTCAAATGCTACTACTGCTACTAGCTCCACAGCTGCAGCTCCCACACCAGTCACTGCACCAGTCCCTGCCACTGCCCCTGTGCCAGCTCCTGTCcctccaccaccagcaccagaTGCAGTTGCTTATGAGTCTACACCTGTAAGTGCTCCTAAAGAAGAGAAACCAGCAGAAAAACCACCTGAGGCACCAGCTGCTGTCAGCCCATCATCAACTGAGAG TACAACAGGTGATACATCTCGATCAAATCTTTTTGAGGATGCTATAAGTGCACTTG TGACAGGTCAGTCCTATGAGAATATGGTGACTGAGATCATGTCAATGGGCTATGAACGAGAGCAAGTAACTGCAGCGCTGAGAGCCAGCTTCAACAATCCTGACAGAGCGGTGGAATACCTTTTAATG GGTATACCTGGAGATAATCAGGCTGTGGCTGAACCCCCTCAAGCAGCAAGCACTGGTGCCTCTCAGTCCTCAGCAGTGGCGGCAGCAGTAGCAACTATACCTACAACTACTAGTTCATTAGGAG GACATCCACTTGAGTTTTTACGAAATCAGCCGCAGTTTCAGCAGATGAGACAAATTATTCAGCAAAATCCTTCTCTGTTACCAGCATTGCTACAGCAGATTGGACGGGAAAACCCTCAACTACTGCAG CAAATAAGCCAACACCAGGAACATTTTATTCATATGTTGAATGAGCCAGTTCTAGAGTCCCGCCAAGGTTTAAGTGGCAATGATGATGGTGTCAGCACTGGAGCAGtagcagcagaagctggaaatGGTCATATGAACTACATTCAAGTAACACCTCAGGAAAAAGAAGCTATAGAAAGG ctaAAGGCATTAGGATTTCCTGAAGGACTTGTGATACAGGCATATTTTGCTTGTGAGAAGAATGAAAACTTGGCTGCCAACTTTCTTCTACAACAGAACTTCGATGAAGATTGA